The genomic region CGCACCGTATCGGCACCCTGAAGCGCGAGCTTCTCGACCATGCCGGCCTGCTTCAGGACGCGGTCGCGAGGAACGCCGTCCTGGTCGAGATCGCGTTGGATCAGTTGGCTGTTCATCAGGATGCCGTTGAGGAGGTTGTTGAAATCATGGGCCACACCGGCTGCCATCTCGCCGATCGCCTTGAGACGTCCGGTCACGACGAGCTCATCCTGAGTGCGCCGGAGGCTGTCGTACGCGCTTTGTAAATGCTCCGCCTGGCGGGCGCGCTCGAGCGCGACGGCCAATTGGCCGGCCAGGGCCGAGAGGTACGAGCTGTCGTCCTCGTCGAACGGCCGGCCCTCCCGTCGCCCGGTGACGTTGAGAACCCCCAGCACGTTCGTCGGCGTCCGAACGGGAACACTGACGGAAATCGGGATGGAGGCGAAGGGGCCGTGGGCGCCGGGATGCCCCCCGGCTTCCACCGCGGGATCCATCGGATCGCCGTTCGAGTAGAGCTGCTTCCCTTCCTTGGCCACGCGGCCTGCGACTCCCGACCCGAGGGGCACGCGGGTCTGGGTCACGATGTTCTTGTCGAGGCCGCGGGACGCTGCGATGGAGAGCTCCGTGCCTTGCTCATTCACGAGCATGAGCGATACGCGCTCCGCGTCGAGCTCCTTCGAGACCAGCTCGACGATGAAGTCGAGTAGCTCCTCGATGGACGTAATCGCGGCAAGGCCGGTGCCGGCGGAATTCAGGGAGCCGAGGCGTTTCACCGCCTCCTGCAGAAATTGGTTCTGCCGCGTTTGCTCTTCCTGAAGGCGCCGGTTCTCCAGACGCAGGCGGCGCTCCGATGCAGCGCGCTCCGCGACGGCCACAACGTGATCCAGCTCGAAGGGCTTGTCGATGTAGTCGTAGGCCCCCTTGCGGAGGGCATCGACGGCGGTCTTCGCGGAGGATTGGCTGGTCATCATGATGATGGCCGCGTCCGGATCGCGCTCCTTGATTCGATCGAGGAGGCTGAGCCCGTTCATCCCGGGAAGGACGATGTCCAGGAACGCGACGGAGACCGGACCCTGCTCGAGCTTCGCGAGCGCCTCTTCCGCGGAGGAGGCTGAAGCGGTTTCATAACCCTGCTGCTGGAACAGGGTCGTCAGGACGTATTGGACCGTCTTTTCGTCATCGACGACAAGCACGCGAGTGCGTTCCATGCAGGGTCCTCGGGCGAGGGGTGCGACCTAGCCTTATTCCTGATCCAATCGGTAGTTCGGGGCGCTATCTTTAGGCGGGGAGCGTTTCTTGGCGGG from Candidatus Eisenbacteria bacterium harbors:
- a CDS encoding response regulator encodes the protein MERTRVLVVDDEKTVQYVLTTLFQQQGYETASASSAEEALAKLEQGPVSVAFLDIVLPGMNGLSLLDRIKERDPDAAIIMMTSQSSAKTAVDALRKGAYDYIDKPFELDHVVAVAERAASERRLRLENRRLQEEQTRQNQFLQEAVKRLGSLNSAGTGLAAITSIEELLDFIVELVSKELDAERVSLMLVNEQGTELSIAASRGLDKNIVTQTRVPLGSGVAGRVAKEGKQLYSNGDPMDPAVEAGGHPGAHGPFASIPISVSVPVRTPTNVLGVLNVTGRREGRPFDEDDSSYLSALAGQLAVALERARQAEHLQSAYDSLRRTQDELVVTGRLKAIGEMAAGVAHDFNNLLNGILMNSQLIQRDLDQDGVPRDRVLKQAGMVEKLALQGADTVRRLQDFAGIRKDRPSERVDLNDVVRGAVELTTPKWQGELSASGVRIEIETTLPSVPAITGNVRELTQAISNLIFNAVEAMPNGGSIRIATSKSGKGTRVTISDTGCGMTKEVQERLFENFFTTKTHGQGLGMGVVRGIVRRLGGEIEVESRAGKGTSIGLVFPPAQPAEAAGNDLRAIDSGAPTQHGRILVVDDDGINREICVEVLEPLGHEIHTAAGGSDALEQIAGGRFDLVITDLSMPGLSGWDVAKQAKKVSPSTRVMLLSGWSVQQDPEQIRTAGIDLVLSKPVQIGELTQAVQRLLREQRSGPQPVGEKSSRKR